The Antennarius striatus isolate MH-2024 chromosome 20, ASM4005453v1, whole genome shotgun sequence genome includes a region encoding these proteins:
- the kif9 gene encoding kinesin-like protein KIF9: protein MKIHHTRNPWKPPDSKRCLDAKRSPDIFTFRMDGVLRDVSQEEFYTQVCRQLVLGAMDGYNGTVMCFGQTGAGKTYTMTGSIESYQQRGIIPRALQEIFQEVKKRAYRSFTVHLSYLEIYNETLVDLLAFVKGLPDPPPGGLVLMDKPNGVFIRGLSVHPVHNEEEALCLLFEGEMNRNVGSHALNRNASRSHCIFTVQIASHSRTFSDGKYVTSRLHLVDMAGSERARKTGTEGLMLKEAGYINRSMSFLEQAIRALAEHQRDHVPFRQSKLTYVLKDSLGGGCNTVFVANIHGEAAQVEETLCTLRFASRMNRIPTNPVLNIHRDPAIHIKILQKEIQMLKDELSVSNKLATQTKVTSEPLSEAQLAEIHNQVQQYLEGNLDQIQVTSIKQVDAAFEQFKRAVHRELEQSQKDRSATKDAMKEWGTTCSADAVEDGGAEVPGQRQSNADQPSSTKSKSKKSGLLKKQGEASPVGKKTKSKSSSAPTPEREQELQEPDTENLEAQEAPRPDNEPPYPGSNSPPKEEAFERFKAGQGSKFNTAFKENKAALLERRSLLQQLREEIDAIKRKTDSATDAMQEDEELRRKRGQSLVMEPDSRPTLQLRELKALYRKKCQVLKDIKAEVNYCQQILDQQREQLITEFESWYKKSFLVPEDRKEGTDYRPDSPGAATFHSARHRMLRRRIGRSEDVTPETSLS, encoded by the exons ATGAAAATTCATCACACCAGAAACCCCTGGAAGCCTCCAGACTCCAAGAGATGTCTGGACGCCAAGAGAAGTCCGGACATCTTTACATTCCGGATGGATGGCGTCCTGCGGGACGTGTCCCAGGAGGAATTCTACACTCAAGTGTGTCGACAGCTGGTGCTGGGAGCGATGGATGGCTATAATG GTACTGTGATGTGTTTTGGGCAGACAGGTGCAGGAAAAACCTACACCATGACAGGATCTATAGAGTCATACCAGCAGAGAGGGATCATTCCTCGTGCTCTCCAGGAG ATATttcaggaggtgaagaagagagcCTACCGTTCGTTCACCGTTCACCTGTCTTACCTGGAGATCTACAACGAGACCCTTGTGGACCTGCTGGCGTTCGTGAAGGGCCTGCCAGATCCACCTCCTGGTGGTTTGGTGTTGATGGACAAGCCGAACGGCGTGTTCATCAgaggtctgtctgtccatcctgtCCACAACGAGGAGGAGGCCCTCTGCTTACTGTTTGAG GGTGAGATGAACCGCAATGTGGGCTCTCATGCCTTGAACAGGAACGCCTCTAGATCTCACTGTATCTTCACTGTGCAGATAGCG TCGCACTCACGGACTTTCTCTGATGGCAAGTACGTCACCTCCAGGCTGCATCTGGTGGACATGGCCGGATCAGAGAGGGCGAGGAAGACCGGG ACAGAAGGTCTGATGTTAAAGGAAGCCGGCTACATCAACAGGTCCATGTCGTTCCTGGAGCAGGCCATCCGGGCCCTGGCAGAGCACCAGAGAGACCACGTTCCTTTCAGACAGAGTAAACTCACATATGTTCTCAAGGACTCACTGG GAGGGGGCTGCAACACGGTGTTTGTGGCCAACATCCACGGCGAAGCTGCACAGGTAGAAGAAACG CTCTGCACTCTGCGCTTTGCCAGCAGGATGAATCGTATCCCGACCAATCCCGTTCTGAATATACACAGAGATCCAGCA ATTCATATCAAGATTCTACAGAAGGAGATACAGATGCTGAAAGACGAGCTGTCCGTCTCCAACAAGTTG GCGACCCAAACAAAAGTCACATCGGAGCCGCTGTCTGAGGCGCAGCTGGCCGAGATCCACAACCAGGTTCAGCAGTACCTGGAGGGAAACCTGGATCAAATCCAA GTCACAAGTATCAAGCAGGTCGATGCAGCGTTCGAGCAGTTCAAGCGTGCTGTGCA caGGGAACTGGAGCAGAGCCAGAAAGACCGGAGCGCTACCAAAGATGCGATGAAG GAGTGGGGGACCACATGCAGCGCTGATGCTGTGGAGGACGGCGGCGCCGAGGTTCCTGGTCAGCGGCAGTCAAACGCCGATCAACCAAGTTCAACCAAATCCAAAAGCAAGAAGTCTGG CCTACTTAAGAAACAGGGGGAGGCGAGTCCAGTTGGGAAGAAGACCAAATCAAAGTCGAGTTCTGCCCCGACGCCTGAGAGGGAACAGGAGTTACAAGAACCAGACACGGAGAACCTGGAAGCACAAGAAGCACCGCGACCTGACAATGAACCCCCTTACCCTGGGAGCAA CTCTCCACCCAAAGAAGAAGCCTTTGAGCGGTTTAAGGCAGGACAAGGCAGCAAGTTTAACACGGCCTTTAAAGAGAACAAAGCTGCACTACTGGAACGTCGCAGCCTCCTGCAACAGCTCAGAGAGGAGATCGACGCCATCAAGAGAAAGACTGATTCCGCCACAGACGCCATGCAGGAGGACGAAGAACTGAGGAGAAAACGAG GTCAGAGTTTGGTGATGGAACCAGATTCCAGACCAACGCTGCAGCTCAGGGAGCTGAAGGCCCTCTACCGGAAGAAATGTCAGGTGCTAAAGGACATCAAGGCAGAGGTTAACTACTGCCAGCAGATCCTGGATCAGCAACGGGAACAATTGATCACTG AATTTGAGAGCTGGTATAAGAAGTCTTTCCTGGTGCCTGAAGACAGGAAG GAAGGAACCGACTATCGTCCTGACAGCCCCGGCGCCGCCACCTTCCACAGCGCCCGCCACAGAATGCTGAGACGG AGGATCGGCAGGTCGGAAGACGTTACTCCAGAGACATCCTTGTCTTAA